From one Staphylococcus kloosii genomic stretch:
- the cysE gene encoding serine O-acetyltransferase — protein sequence MKDDINMVFEQDPAAKTTFEVVTSYAGLHAIWSHLIAHELYKKKKYVIARLISQVARFFTGIEIHPGAEIGKRLFIDHGMGVVIGETCRIGNNVTIYQGVTLGGTGKEKGKRHPDIGDNVLIAAGAKVLGNIQIDSDVNIGANSVVLTSVPSYSTVVGIPGHIVKQDGKRIGKTFDHLNLPDPIYEQMKELERQLEKTRNGEIQDDYII from the coding sequence ATGAAAGACGATATTAATATGGTGTTTGAGCAAGATCCCGCAGCAAAAACGACATTTGAAGTTGTGACGTCGTATGCTGGATTACATGCGATATGGAGTCATTTAATAGCACATGAATTATACAAAAAGAAGAAATATGTCATCGCTAGACTTATTTCTCAAGTAGCGCGTTTCTTCACGGGTATCGAAATTCACCCAGGTGCAGAAATAGGGAAACGTCTATTTATCGACCATGGTATGGGTGTAGTTATCGGAGAAACATGTCGAATTGGTAATAATGTCACTATTTATCAAGGTGTCACTTTAGGTGGTACTGGTAAAGAAAAAGGAAAAAGACATCCTGATATTGGAGACAATGTATTGATTGCAGCAGGTGCGAAGGTTTTAGGTAATATCCAAATTGATTCTGATGTAAATATTGGTGCTAATTCTGTAGTTTTAACTTCAGTGCCTAGTTATTCAACAGTAGTAGGTATTCCGGGTCATATCGTTAAGCAAGATGGCAAACGTATTGGTAAAACATTTGATCATTTAAATTTACCAGACCCTATTTATGAACAAATGAAAGAATTAGAGCGACAGTTAGAGAAAACAAGAAACGGAGAGATACAAGATGATTACATTATATAA